One window of Athalia rosae chromosome 2, iyAthRosa1.1, whole genome shotgun sequence genomic DNA carries:
- the LOC105687786 gene encoding glutamine synthetase 2 cytoplasmic isoform X1, translating to MQSSKILIKICETYVFQRVSVSSKLLGNKPKFVTLSRCISTTMSRAILKDSPNAGIDKSLLKRYMDLPQPEDKIQAKYIWIDGTGEGLRSKTRTLDFIPKDPKELPVWTYDGSSTYQAEGGNSDIYLYPVAIYRDPFRRGNNRLILCETYRPDKTPTESNKRCKANEVMEAVKDQEPWFGIEQEYTFLDFDNRPLGWPKNGFPGPQGPYYCGVGADKVIGREIVEAHYRACLYAGVNIAGTNAEVMPSQWEFQIGPCVGITAGDDLWIARFILHRIAEEYGIIATLDPKPVDGTWNGAGAHTNFSTKAMRAENGISEIEKAIDRLSKKHLRHIQAYDPRGGKDNERRLTGKCETSSIHDFSAGVANRNVSIRIPRGVAEDKKGYLEDRRPSSNCDPYAVTDALVRTCVLNE from the exons ATGCAGTCGAgtaaaatattgataaaaatatgtgaaaCATATGTTTTCCAAAGAGTTTCTGTATCCTCGAAATTATTAGGGAATAAGCCCAAATTCGTAACACTTTCAAGATGTATAAG CACCACGATGTCGAGAGCAATCCTGAAGGATTCTCCGAATGCCGGAATCGATAAGAGCCTTCTTAAACGGTACATGGACCTTCCTCAACCGGAAGATAAAATCCAAGCGAAATATATTTGGATAGACGGAACCGGAGAAGGTCTTAGAAGCAAGACTCGTACCCTAGATTTCATCCCCAAGGATCCGAAAG AGCTTCCCGTTTGGACGTACGATGGTAGTTCAACATATCAAGCAGAGGGAGGAAACAGtgacatatatttatacccaGTAGCAATATACCGAGATCCATTCCGTCGTGGTAACAACCGTTTGATACTATGCGAGACGTACAGACCAGACAAAACTCCGACCGAAAGTAACAAACGTTGCAAGGCAAACGAAGTAATGGAAGCCGTAAAAGATCAAGAGCCATGGTTTGGAATTGAACAAGAGTACACATTCTTGGATTTCGATAACCGACCATTGGGTTGGCCCAAAAATGGTTTCCCAGGTCCCCAAGGTCCTTATTACTGTGGGGTAGGTGCCGACAAAGTGATAGGGCGTGAAATAGTCGAAGCACATTACAGAGCGTGTTTATACGCCGGAGTGAACATAGCTGGTACAAATGCCGAAGTGATGCCATCGCAATGGGAATTCCAAATAGGTCCGTGCGTCGGAATAACGGCAGGTGACGATTTGTGGATAGCGAGATTTATATTGCACCGTATAGCCGAAGAATACGGTATCATAGCGACGTTGGATCCGAAACCAGTTGACGGCACATGGAACGGTGCCGGTGCGCACACTAACTTCTCAACGAAAGCAATGCGTGCAGAAAATGGAAtaagtgaaattgaaaaggCAATAGATCGTCTGAGCAAGAAACATCTCAGGCACATTCAGGCCTACGATCCTAGGGGAGGGAAGGATAACGAACGTCGTCTTACAGGAAAATGTGAAACTAGCAGCATTCATGATTTTAGCGCTGGCGTAGCTAACAGAAATGTCAGTATTCGTATTCCAAGAGGAGTCGCAGAAGACAAAAAAGGATACTTGGAAGACAGAAGACCTAGCAGTAATTGTGATCCTTATGCAGTTACCGACGCGCTAGTACGCACTTGCGTTCTAAACGAATAA
- the LOC105687786 gene encoding glutamine synthetase 2 cytoplasmic isoform X2, with amino-acid sequence MSRAILKDSPNAGIDKSLLKRYMDLPQPEDKIQAKYIWIDGTGEGLRSKTRTLDFIPKDPKELPVWTYDGSSTYQAEGGNSDIYLYPVAIYRDPFRRGNNRLILCETYRPDKTPTESNKRCKANEVMEAVKDQEPWFGIEQEYTFLDFDNRPLGWPKNGFPGPQGPYYCGVGADKVIGREIVEAHYRACLYAGVNIAGTNAEVMPSQWEFQIGPCVGITAGDDLWIARFILHRIAEEYGIIATLDPKPVDGTWNGAGAHTNFSTKAMRAENGISEIEKAIDRLSKKHLRHIQAYDPRGGKDNERRLTGKCETSSIHDFSAGVANRNVSIRIPRGVAEDKKGYLEDRRPSSNCDPYAVTDALVRTCVLNE; translated from the exons ATGTCGAGAGCAATCCTGAAGGATTCTCCGAATGCCGGAATCGATAAGAGCCTTCTTAAACGGTACATGGACCTTCCTCAACCGGAAGATAAAATCCAAGCGAAATATATTTGGATAGACGGAACCGGAGAAGGTCTTAGAAGCAAGACTCGTACCCTAGATTTCATCCCCAAGGATCCGAAAG AGCTTCCCGTTTGGACGTACGATGGTAGTTCAACATATCAAGCAGAGGGAGGAAACAGtgacatatatttatacccaGTAGCAATATACCGAGATCCATTCCGTCGTGGTAACAACCGTTTGATACTATGCGAGACGTACAGACCAGACAAAACTCCGACCGAAAGTAACAAACGTTGCAAGGCAAACGAAGTAATGGAAGCCGTAAAAGATCAAGAGCCATGGTTTGGAATTGAACAAGAGTACACATTCTTGGATTTCGATAACCGACCATTGGGTTGGCCCAAAAATGGTTTCCCAGGTCCCCAAGGTCCTTATTACTGTGGGGTAGGTGCCGACAAAGTGATAGGGCGTGAAATAGTCGAAGCACATTACAGAGCGTGTTTATACGCCGGAGTGAACATAGCTGGTACAAATGCCGAAGTGATGCCATCGCAATGGGAATTCCAAATAGGTCCGTGCGTCGGAATAACGGCAGGTGACGATTTGTGGATAGCGAGATTTATATTGCACCGTATAGCCGAAGAATACGGTATCATAGCGACGTTGGATCCGAAACCAGTTGACGGCACATGGAACGGTGCCGGTGCGCACACTAACTTCTCAACGAAAGCAATGCGTGCAGAAAATGGAAtaagtgaaattgaaaaggCAATAGATCGTCTGAGCAAGAAACATCTCAGGCACATTCAGGCCTACGATCCTAGGGGAGGGAAGGATAACGAACGTCGTCTTACAGGAAAATGTGAAACTAGCAGCATTCATGATTTTAGCGCTGGCGTAGCTAACAGAAATGTCAGTATTCGTATTCCAAGAGGAGTCGCAGAAGACAAAAAAGGATACTTGGAAGACAGAAGACCTAGCAGTAATTGTGATCCTTATGCAGTTACCGACGCGCTAGTACGCACTTGCGTTCTAAACGAATAA
- the LOC105687789 gene encoding prefoldin subunit 6, with product MADEIQKKLQAELEKFKLVEKDFHKALAQRQQLDGQLNENTAVKQELDLLKSGNDVFKLIGPVLVKQDLDEAKQNVVKRMEYISAELKRTEDLIARLDKKQDSHRENLAKLQQSFQQAQVKAAMKA from the exons ATGGCAGACGAGATCCAAAAGAAGCTTCAAGCAgaactcgaaaaattcaagCTCGTTGAAAAAG ATTTCCACAAAGCTCTTGCTCAAAGACAACAACTGGATGGTCAACTTAATGAAAATACAGCTGTCAAACAGGAACTGGATCTCCTAAAGTCCGGTAACGACGTCTTCAAATTGATAGGCCCTGTCTTGGTCAAGCAAGACTTGGATGAAGCCAAACAGAACGTTGTCAAACGAATGGAGTACATCTCCGCCGAACT AAAACGGACAGAAGATCTGATAGCAAGGTTGGACAAGAAGCAAGATTCACACCGAGAGAATCTGGCTAAACTTCAACAATCTTTCCAACAGGCACAAGTTAAAGCAGCTATGAAAGCCTAA
- the LOC105687787 gene encoding surfeit locus protein 1: MNLAVSRIGLKLTNVSTVRNFSHCLKGRLFILSPVNNTEIIVRKQSRKHNHNLLIDSRKHWFVPKKETIGVYGWFLLSLPLFAFGLGCWQVERRKWKLDLISKIKGRLNNPPVDLPSDLEDLQEMEYQPIKVKGRFIHDKEFIIGPRSLLKDGEAASAGGGIFAIGDVQAGYIAVTPFKLEGRPETILINRGWVPMKKRFPEKRPNDIVDGVVEIVGIVRLNEPRPQFSPKNNPMSGGWHYRDLNAMADWAKTEPVYLDLITDLKTEDGPIPGQTRVTMRNEHLSYMLTWFSLSSITGWMWYRMFIRKLPLL; encoded by the exons ATGAATTTAGCTGTATCTAGAATTGGTTTAAAGTTGACAAATGTCTCGAccgttcggaatttttcacattGTTTAAAGGggcgattatttattttgtcacCCGTCAATAATACAGAAATAATAGTGAGAAAGCAATCTAGAAAGCACAACCATAACCTTCTCATTGACAGCCGAAAACACTGGTTTGTTCCCAAAAAAGAGACCATAGGAGTATACGGATGGTTCTTGTTG AGCTTACCCCTCTTCGCTTTCGGTCTGGGATGCTGGCAGGTTGAACGACGTAAATGGAAGCTGGACTTGATAAGTAAGATCAAGGGGCGATTGAACAATCCACCAGTAGATCTGCCATCGGA CCTCGAAGATTTACAGGAAATGGAATATCAACCAATTAAAGTGAAAGGCCGATTTATACACGACAAGGAATTCATCATAGGTCCAAGAAGCTTATTAAAAGATGGAGAGGCAGCTAGTGCTGGCGGTGGTATATTTGCAATAGGCGACGTTCAAGCAGGTTATATAGCTGTTACTCCGTTCAAATTAGAAGGCAGGCC TGAAACTATTCTGATAAACAGAGGTTGGGTACCAATGAAGAAACGATTTCCTGAAAAAAGACCAAATGACATAGTTGACGGTGTGGTAGAAATTGTTGGCATTGTTCGTTTAAATGAACCCAGGCCACAATTTTCACCAAAAAACAATCCAATGAGTGGGGGCTGGCACTACAG AGATTTGAACGCAATGGCTGACTGGGCGAAAACCGAACCTGTTTACCTAGACCTCATAACTGACTTGAAGACGGAAGATGGACCAATTCCTGGTCAAACACGTGTGACGATGAGAAATGAACACTTGAGTTACATGTTAACATGGTTTTCATTATCGTCCATAACTGGTTGGATGTGGTACAGAATGTTTATACGCAAATTACCTCTGCTCTAA
- the LOC105687790 gene encoding G-protein-signaling modulator 2 isoform X1, with translation MSHSASAENLTTDGQNGGGDSNMCLELALEGERLCKAGDCRAGVAFFQAAIQAGTDDLRTLSAIYSQLGNAYFYLGDYVKAMQYHNHDLTLARTMGDKLGEAKSSGNLGNTLKVMGKFDEATICCKRHLEISRELGDKLSEGRALYNLGNVYHAKGKQIGRVGQQDPGEFPEDVRQCLQEAVHYYEENLKLMRELADTAAQGRACGNLGNTFYLLGDFLQAIHYHNERLKIAKEFGDKPAERRANSNLGNSHIFLGEFEKAAQHYERTLELAQELKDRAVEAQACYSLGNTYTLLRDYRTAVEYHLRHLLIAQQLSDRVGEGRACWSLGNAYSAMGNHEKALHFASLHLNISKELNDAMGQATAQMNVTDLKKILGLEKGNEETESGNGMRLIPTTRASAIAASSPGRYRLRRQSMDNLDLIKLFTRTMETLTPDGKQRDMGEPLPARAGIAPQPSQEEEEESFFELLSRFQSGRMDDQRCVLNSKQKPRPRPRVATPEREKDGEDLLELIAGMQSKRMDEQRVTLPCLPGLNTNRNSQSANRPSPQAPQEADDSFIEMLVRCQGSRLEDQRSPLPAVSTLHDAEEEQNQRRNVNAQPATTVPEEDLFALIQRLQAGRMEDQRASGPAKSH, from the exons ATGTCGCACAGTGCAAGCGCTGAAAATCTGACTACAGACGGCCAA AATGGAGGAGGTGATAGCAATATGTGTCTGGAGTTGGCGCTCGAAGGAGAGCGCCTCTGCAAAGCAGGTGATTGCCGTGCCGGAGTTGCATTTTTTCAAGCTGCTATCCAGGCAGGAACAGATGACTTAAGAACACTAAGCGCGATATACAGTCAGCTGGGAAACGcttatttttatctcggtGATTATGTAAAAGCCATGCAATACCACAACCATGATTTAACCCTTGCCAGAACAATGGGGGATAAATTGGGTGAAGCTAAATCAAGTGGGAATTTAGGAAATACTCTTAAAGTTATGGGGAAATTTGACGAAGCAACGATCTGCTGTAAACGACATTTAGAAATCTCCAGAGAACTTGGCGACAAA CTAAGCGAAGGTCGAGCTCTCTATAACTTAGGAAACGTTTACCATGCCAAAGGTAAACAAATTGGCAGAGTAGGACAGCAAGATCCAGGGGAATTTCCTGAAGATGTGCGACAATGTCTGCAAGAAGCTGTTCATTATTACGA agaaaatttaaaactgATGAGAGAACTTGCCGACACAGCTGCGCAAGGCAGAGCATGTGGAAATTTAGGCAACACATTTTATTTACTGGGGGATTTTTTACAAGCAATTCACTATCATAACGAAAGATTAAAAATTGCTAAAGAATTTGGTGACAAACCTGCAGAGCGAAGAGCGAACAGTAATTTAGGAAATTCGCACATATTCCTtggagaattcgaaaaagCTGCACAACATTATGA GCGCACATTAGAACTTGCACAAGAATTGAAAGATCGAGCAGTAGAAGCGCAGGCATGCTATTCCCTTGGTAACACCTACACGCTGTTACGTGATTACCGAACTGCTGTGGAATATCATCTCCGTCATCTCTTGATAGCTCAACAATTGTCAGATCGAGTTGGTGAAGGTCGAGCTTGCTGGTCATTAGGAAATGCTTATTCAGCGATGGGTAATCACGAAAAAGCTCTCCATTTTGCCAGTCTACATTTGAACATTTCGAAGGAACTGAATGATGCCATGGGCCAAGCCACAGCTCAAATGAATGTGACTGATCTGAAGAAAATTCTTGGCCTAGAAAAGGGCAATGAAGAAACTGAAAGTGGCAATGGCATGAGATTAATTCCAACCACTAGAGCGTCAGCTATAGCAGCTTCTTCACCGGGTAGATATAGATTAAGAAGACAGAGCATGGACAATTTGGATCTCATTAAG TTATTTACAAGGACCATGGAAACG CTAACACCTGATGGAAAGCAAAGAGACATGGGTGAACCACTTCCAGCAAGGGCTGGTATCGCACCTCAACCTTCgcaggaagaagaagaagaatcattttttgaacttttatCTCGATTCCAATCTGGAAGAATGGATGATCAGCGTTGTGTGTTAAATTCAAAGCAAAAGCCAAGGCCCAGGCCACGAGTGGCCACGccagaaagagagaaagatggaGAAGATCTGTTAGAGCTAATAGCTGGAATGCAAAGTAAGCGAATGGATGAGCAACGTGTGACGTTGCCATGCTTGCCAGGATTAAATACCAACAGAAATAGCCAGTCAGCGAACAGACCATCCCCTCAAGCGCCACAGGAAGCCGATGATTCTTTCATTGAAATGCTTGTGCGCTGTCAAGGTTCTCGATTAGAGGATCAGCGCAGCCCGTTGCCTGCAGTATCGACGTTACATGATGCAGAGGAGGAACAAAACCAAAGAAGAAATGTTAATGCTCAACCAGCTACTACCGTCCCGGAAGAAGATCTATTTGCGCTTATTCAAAGGCTTCAAGCTGGTCGCATGGAAGATCAACGGGCTTCTGGACCAGCGAAAAGTCATTGA
- the LOC105687790 gene encoding G-protein-signaling modulator 2 isoform X2 yields MSHSASAENLTTDGQNGGGDSNMCLELALEGERLCKAGDCRAGVAFFQAAIQAGTDDLRTLSAIYSQLGNAYFYLGDYVKAMQYHNHDLTLARTMGDKLGEAKSSGNLGNTLKVMGKFDEATICCKRHLEISRELGDKLSEGRALYNLGNVYHAKGKQIGRVGQQDPGEFPEDVRQCLQEAVHYYEENLKLMRELADTAAQGRACGNLGNTFYLLGDFLQAIHYHNERLKIAKEFGDKPAERRANSNLGNSHIFLGEFEKAAQHYERTLELAQELKDRAVEAQACYSLGNTYTLLRDYRTAVEYHLRHLLIAQQLSDRVGEGRACWSLGNAYSAMGNHEKALHFASLHLNISKELNDAMGQATAQMNVTDLKKILGLEKGNEETESGNGMRLIPTTRASAIAASSPGRYRLRRQSMDNLDLIKLTPDGKQRDMGEPLPARAGIAPQPSQEEEEESFFELLSRFQSGRMDDQRCVLNSKQKPRPRPRVATPEREKDGEDLLELIAGMQSKRMDEQRVTLPCLPGLNTNRNSQSANRPSPQAPQEADDSFIEMLVRCQGSRLEDQRSPLPAVSTLHDAEEEQNQRRNVNAQPATTVPEEDLFALIQRLQAGRMEDQRASGPAKSH; encoded by the exons ATGTCGCACAGTGCAAGCGCTGAAAATCTGACTACAGACGGCCAA AATGGAGGAGGTGATAGCAATATGTGTCTGGAGTTGGCGCTCGAAGGAGAGCGCCTCTGCAAAGCAGGTGATTGCCGTGCCGGAGTTGCATTTTTTCAAGCTGCTATCCAGGCAGGAACAGATGACTTAAGAACACTAAGCGCGATATACAGTCAGCTGGGAAACGcttatttttatctcggtGATTATGTAAAAGCCATGCAATACCACAACCATGATTTAACCCTTGCCAGAACAATGGGGGATAAATTGGGTGAAGCTAAATCAAGTGGGAATTTAGGAAATACTCTTAAAGTTATGGGGAAATTTGACGAAGCAACGATCTGCTGTAAACGACATTTAGAAATCTCCAGAGAACTTGGCGACAAA CTAAGCGAAGGTCGAGCTCTCTATAACTTAGGAAACGTTTACCATGCCAAAGGTAAACAAATTGGCAGAGTAGGACAGCAAGATCCAGGGGAATTTCCTGAAGATGTGCGACAATGTCTGCAAGAAGCTGTTCATTATTACGA agaaaatttaaaactgATGAGAGAACTTGCCGACACAGCTGCGCAAGGCAGAGCATGTGGAAATTTAGGCAACACATTTTATTTACTGGGGGATTTTTTACAAGCAATTCACTATCATAACGAAAGATTAAAAATTGCTAAAGAATTTGGTGACAAACCTGCAGAGCGAAGAGCGAACAGTAATTTAGGAAATTCGCACATATTCCTtggagaattcgaaaaagCTGCACAACATTATGA GCGCACATTAGAACTTGCACAAGAATTGAAAGATCGAGCAGTAGAAGCGCAGGCATGCTATTCCCTTGGTAACACCTACACGCTGTTACGTGATTACCGAACTGCTGTGGAATATCATCTCCGTCATCTCTTGATAGCTCAACAATTGTCAGATCGAGTTGGTGAAGGTCGAGCTTGCTGGTCATTAGGAAATGCTTATTCAGCGATGGGTAATCACGAAAAAGCTCTCCATTTTGCCAGTCTACATTTGAACATTTCGAAGGAACTGAATGATGCCATGGGCCAAGCCACAGCTCAAATGAATGTGACTGATCTGAAGAAAATTCTTGGCCTAGAAAAGGGCAATGAAGAAACTGAAAGTGGCAATGGCATGAGATTAATTCCAACCACTAGAGCGTCAGCTATAGCAGCTTCTTCACCGGGTAGATATAGATTAAGAAGACAGAGCATGGACAATTTGGATCTCATTAAG CTAACACCTGATGGAAAGCAAAGAGACATGGGTGAACCACTTCCAGCAAGGGCTGGTATCGCACCTCAACCTTCgcaggaagaagaagaagaatcattttttgaacttttatCTCGATTCCAATCTGGAAGAATGGATGATCAGCGTTGTGTGTTAAATTCAAAGCAAAAGCCAAGGCCCAGGCCACGAGTGGCCACGccagaaagagagaaagatggaGAAGATCTGTTAGAGCTAATAGCTGGAATGCAAAGTAAGCGAATGGATGAGCAACGTGTGACGTTGCCATGCTTGCCAGGATTAAATACCAACAGAAATAGCCAGTCAGCGAACAGACCATCCCCTCAAGCGCCACAGGAAGCCGATGATTCTTTCATTGAAATGCTTGTGCGCTGTCAAGGTTCTCGATTAGAGGATCAGCGCAGCCCGTTGCCTGCAGTATCGACGTTACATGATGCAGAGGAGGAACAAAACCAAAGAAGAAATGTTAATGCTCAACCAGCTACTACCGTCCCGGAAGAAGATCTATTTGCGCTTATTCAAAGGCTTCAAGCTGGTCGCATGGAAGATCAACGGGCTTCTGGACCAGCGAAAAGTCATTGA
- the LOC105687791 gene encoding S-adenosylmethionine sensor upstream of mTORC1 isoform X1, which translates to MASTEHKDLAAFIKGIHSNLRRESQIYGPEEAWKRHLAESDTLQKYAESMHKLATKHWAENVADPTKNTKCRIDWVKSQCLEYFFKGGTEVYWDREINIKHKIATNQSVDGILTYQEHSDSEIINHEQAPSDKTGQPISGSKLICSDHESTEDKESDIRKESHDGNSSATSCCSKKFKTSRNTKFVQSNDGDMLDLIKSLDIETSKVKLLDVGSCYNPFGHVKYFEVTAIDLAPSCEEVLQCDFLSLQVGSNDVFSENRKQVVQLTTNSFDTIVFCLLLEYLPSPEQRYACCKKAYNLLKNGGLLLIITPDSKHVGANARFMKSWRHVMSNLGFMRIKYEKLPHAHCLAFRKCFYKEVATRWARLQKFTKDDELFRSETKIFIPQDFTAGIRDDNIDALSDDKITGVDVYNELPYT; encoded by the exons ATGGCTTCTACTGAGCACAAAGACTTGGCAGCATTCATAAAGGGTATTCATAGTAATTTGAGGAGGGAATCACAAATTTATGGCCCCGAAGAAGCTTGGAAGAGACATCTTGCTGAAAGCGATACGTTGCAG AAGTATGCCGAATCTATGCACAAGTTGGCTACGAAACACTGGGCAGAAAATGTAGCTGATCCGACAAAGAACACAAAGTGTAGAATAGACTGGGTCAAGTCTCAGTgtctggaatatttttttaaaggTGGGACCGAAGTATATTGGGATAGAGAAATTAATATCAAACATAAGATAGCTACAAATCAAAGCGTCGATGGAATATTAACATATCAAGAACATTCTGattctgaaataattaatcatgaaCAGGCACCTTCAGATAAAACTGGACAGCCAATATCAGGGAGCAAATTGATTTGTTCAGATCATGAATCTACAGAGGATAAAGAATCAGATATACGAAAGGAAAGTCATGATGGTAACTCGTCAGCAACTAGCTGTTGctctaaaaaatttaaaacatcGAGAAATACAAAGTTTGTCCAAAGTAATGATGGAGATATGTTGGATCTGATCAAATCATTAGATATAGAAACATCTAAAGTTAAGTTATTGGATGTCGGTAGCTGTTACAATCCTTTTGGGCATGTTAAATATTTTGAGGTGACAGCAATTGATTTAGCACCATCTTGTGAAGAGGTTTTACAATGCGACTTTTTGAGTCTGCAAGTAGGGTCAAATGAtgtattttctgaaaatagaaaacaagtCGTTCAACTGACTACTAATTCTTTTGATACAATCGTATTTTGCTTGTTGTTAGAGTATTTGCCATCTCCAGAGCAGAGATATGCCTGCTGTAAAAAGGCATATAACTTGTTGAAAAACGGCGGACTATTGTTGATTATTACTCCCGATTCAAAGCACGTTGGAGCTAACGCAAGGTTCATGAAATCTTGGCGTCACGTCATGTCGAATCTCGGCTTTATGCGAATAAAATATGAGAAGTTGCCACACGCTCATTGTTTGGCTTTCAGAAAATGTTTTTACAAGGAAGTTGCCACTAGGTGGGCCAGATtacaaaaatttacgaaaGACGACGAACTGTTTCGTTCTGAAACCAAAATATTCATACCCCAGGATTTCACGGCAGGGATTAGGGATGATAATATCGATGCTCTTTCTGACGATAAAATTACCGGTGTTGATGTCTACAATGAGTTGCCTTATACGTGA
- the LOC105687791 gene encoding S-adenosylmethionine sensor upstream of mTORC1 isoform X2 yields the protein MHKLATKHWAENVADPTKNTKCRIDWVKSQCLEYFFKGGTEVYWDREINIKHKIATNQSVDGILTYQEHSDSEIINHEQAPSDKTGQPISGSKLICSDHESTEDKESDIRKESHDGNSSATSCCSKKFKTSRNTKFVQSNDGDMLDLIKSLDIETSKVKLLDVGSCYNPFGHVKYFEVTAIDLAPSCEEVLQCDFLSLQVGSNDVFSENRKQVVQLTTNSFDTIVFCLLLEYLPSPEQRYACCKKAYNLLKNGGLLLIITPDSKHVGANARFMKSWRHVMSNLGFMRIKYEKLPHAHCLAFRKCFYKEVATRWARLQKFTKDDELFRSETKIFIPQDFTAGIRDDNIDALSDDKITGVDVYNELPYT from the coding sequence ATGCACAAGTTGGCTACGAAACACTGGGCAGAAAATGTAGCTGATCCGACAAAGAACACAAAGTGTAGAATAGACTGGGTCAAGTCTCAGTgtctggaatatttttttaaaggTGGGACCGAAGTATATTGGGATAGAGAAATTAATATCAAACATAAGATAGCTACAAATCAAAGCGTCGATGGAATATTAACATATCAAGAACATTCTGattctgaaataattaatcatgaaCAGGCACCTTCAGATAAAACTGGACAGCCAATATCAGGGAGCAAATTGATTTGTTCAGATCATGAATCTACAGAGGATAAAGAATCAGATATACGAAAGGAAAGTCATGATGGTAACTCGTCAGCAACTAGCTGTTGctctaaaaaatttaaaacatcGAGAAATACAAAGTTTGTCCAAAGTAATGATGGAGATATGTTGGATCTGATCAAATCATTAGATATAGAAACATCTAAAGTTAAGTTATTGGATGTCGGTAGCTGTTACAATCCTTTTGGGCATGTTAAATATTTTGAGGTGACAGCAATTGATTTAGCACCATCTTGTGAAGAGGTTTTACAATGCGACTTTTTGAGTCTGCAAGTAGGGTCAAATGAtgtattttctgaaaatagaaaacaagtCGTTCAACTGACTACTAATTCTTTTGATACAATCGTATTTTGCTTGTTGTTAGAGTATTTGCCATCTCCAGAGCAGAGATATGCCTGCTGTAAAAAGGCATATAACTTGTTGAAAAACGGCGGACTATTGTTGATTATTACTCCCGATTCAAAGCACGTTGGAGCTAACGCAAGGTTCATGAAATCTTGGCGTCACGTCATGTCGAATCTCGGCTTTATGCGAATAAAATATGAGAAGTTGCCACACGCTCATTGTTTGGCTTTCAGAAAATGTTTTTACAAGGAAGTTGCCACTAGGTGGGCCAGATtacaaaaatttacgaaaGACGACGAACTGTTTCGTTCTGAAACCAAAATATTCATACCCCAGGATTTCACGGCAGGGATTAGGGATGATAATATCGATGCTCTTTCTGACGATAAAATTACCGGTGTTGATGTCTACAATGAGTTGCCTTATACGTGA
- the LOC105687758 gene encoding 60S ribosomal protein L28: MSSHLNWMIIRNNNAFLLKKRNISKPFSTEPNNLTNLSSYRYSGLVHRKSVGIVDTPDKKGFTVVYKKAKSGNKPAKATVRRTMKSGARRSLYKLRTLLSANKYRVDLTKAALRRASAVLRSQKPLPAKKTRAPKKAE, encoded by the exons ATGTCGTCCCATTTGAATTGGATGATCATTCGCAATAATAATGCGTTTCTCTTGAAGAAACGTAACATCAGCAAGCCTTTCTCCACG GAGCCAAACAACCTCACAAATTTGAGTAGCTACCGTTATTCCGGTCTTGTACACCGAAAGAGTGTTGGCATTGTTGATACTCCAGACAAAAAGGGTTTCACTGTTGTTTACAAGAAAGCGAAGTCTGGCAACAAGCCTGCTAAGGCTACGGTCAGGCGTACCATGAAGTCTGGTGCACGTCGGTCGCTGTACAAACTGCGTACACTTCTCTCAGCTAACAAATACAGAGTCGACCTTACAAAG GCTGCTCTGCGACGTGCTTCTGCTGTACTTCGTTCTCAGAAGCCTTTGCCTGCTAAGAAGACACGTGCTCCCAAAAAGGCCGAATAA